A window of Paremcibacter congregatus contains these coding sequences:
- the trpE gene encoding anthranilate synthase component I, translating to MSAQPEFSSFEACYNAQKPQIVWTTLVADLETSISAFMKLAADDEDYSCLLESVEGGAIRGRYTFIGLKPDLIWRCQGDKAEINRQSLTRPCDEKAFTPLENGALGSLRDLLEESRIDLPAGMPPSSAGLIGYMGYDTVRLMEHLPDINPDALDLPDGMFMRPTIMVVFDSVKDLLTIVTPVRPKDGVNATIAYKRAEERLAEIEQALARSLHGAQQMSDVLLELPEPQSNTPKEAYLDMVNRAKDYIKAGDIFQVVLSQRFSTPFTLPPFALYRALRRTNPSPFLYYLKFGDFSVIGSSPEILVRLRDGEVTVRPIAGTRPRGATAEDDQALAEDLLADPKELAEHLMLLDLGRNDVGKVAALGTVRPTQKMAIEYYSHVMHIVSEVRGKIDPKYDALQAFAAGFPAGTVSGAPKVRAMEIIDELERDKRGIYAGAVGYFSADGSMDTCIVLRTAIIKDGVMHVQAGAGVVADSDPLSEYEECRAKARAQFRAAEEALSFAGEPGVQ from the coding sequence ATGTCCGCACAGCCTGAATTTTCGTCTTTTGAAGCCTGTTATAACGCGCAAAAGCCGCAAATTGTCTGGACGACTCTGGTGGCGGATCTGGAAACCTCCATTTCCGCCTTCATGAAGCTCGCCGCCGATGATGAAGACTATAGCTGCCTGCTCGAATCCGTAGAAGGCGGGGCCATTCGCGGCCGTTATACCTTCATTGGTCTGAAACCCGATCTCATCTGGCGCTGTCAGGGCGACAAAGCGGAAATCAATCGACAGTCCCTCACCCGGCCCTGTGACGAGAAGGCTTTTACGCCATTGGAAAACGGCGCCCTCGGAAGCCTGCGTGATCTGCTAGAGGAATCCCGCATTGATCTGCCCGCCGGCATGCCGCCTTCATCGGCCGGTCTGATCGGCTATATGGGCTATGACACTGTACGCCTGATGGAACATTTGCCCGACATCAACCCGGACGCCCTCGACCTGCCCGACGGCATGTTTATGCGCCCAACCATCATGGTGGTATTCGACAGTGTCAAGGACCTGCTGACCATCGTTACCCCAGTACGGCCCAAAGACGGCGTCAACGCCACTATTGCCTACAAGCGGGCCGAAGAACGCCTGGCGGAAATTGAACAGGCGCTCGCCCGCAGTTTACACGGCGCTCAACAGATGTCTGATGTCCTGCTGGAATTGCCGGAGCCCCAGTCCAATACCCCGAAAGAAGCCTATCTTGATATGGTCAACCGGGCCAAGGATTACATCAAGGCCGGTGATATTTTTCAGGTCGTACTGTCGCAGCGCTTCAGTACTCCTTTCACCCTGCCGCCGTTTGCGCTTTACCGCGCCCTGCGCCGCACCAACCCGTCGCCTTTTCTCTATTATCTTAAATTCGGGGATTTTTCCGTGATCGGGTCGAGCCCCGAAATTCTCGTGCGGCTGCGCGACGGTGAAGTCACCGTGCGCCCGATCGCCGGCACCCGACCGCGCGGCGCCACGGCGGAAGATGACCAGGCCTTGGCCGAAGACCTGCTTGCCGACCCCAAGGAGCTTGCTGAGCACCTGATGCTGCTTGACCTGGGGCGCAACGACGTGGGTAAAGTAGCCGCCCTTGGTACGGTGCGACCGACCCAGAAGATGGCGATTGAATATTATTCTCACGTCATGCACATCGTCTCCGAAGTCCGGGGCAAGATCGACCCGAAATATGATGCCTTGCAGGCTTTCGCTGCTGGCTTCCCGGCAGGCACCGTCAGCGGCGCACCGAAAGTCCGGGCGATGGAGATCATTGACGAGCTCGAACGTGACAAGCGCGGCATCTATGCGGGTGCTGTGGGCTATTTCTCCGCCGACGGCAGCATGGACACCTGCATCGTATTGCGTACGGCAATTATCAAGGATGGGGTGATGCATGTCCAGGCCGGCGCCGGCGTGGTTGCCGACAGTGATCCACTATCTGAATATGAAGAATGTCGCGCCAAGGCCCGCGCCCAGTTCCGCGCCGCCGAAGAAGCCTTAAGCTTCGCCGGTGAGCCTGGGGTGCAGTAG